From Pyrenophora tritici-repentis strain M4 chromosome 1, whole genome shotgun sequence, the proteins below share one genomic window:
- a CDS encoding RasGEF domain containing protein: MALPAQQQNGFAAPGSPAESKRDFLPRSAGADTARRRADDSRRLRRVKDSKEQLKRRTTRARGASYSTIDTTASNTSAGRSYTVANVNNGVIYLRPVVRPGNLRGLPQPDPFVLPPQTPPDSATLDSVRPVSDEWEQSLYGSRTPRSEPTPPLPDRGARQSFLSSRPLSEAYSPVPHRFRATMDRPPIALSGPSSARVSQAPIGPRLYDALTANPDDRAVVRFNVHGDMIAATPARLVAHITSPSFLDYELLSDFFLTFRAFLCTRDLIAYLISRLRWAVERQDDFGRIVRVRTFVALRHWILNYFVDDFMPCYALRCNFCHLVNSLYTDLQAREDGGGGDLKIVGELKKCWRRTCALYWDTEDSFAQNCTDTELLPGGEETQPGPVEEPVPILLRPTTPPRSTVRDTKETMGSNPSDHFASRHMDWAQRARHTPQNSMSSPYVPSQEYENETGHQQPSSPKRNHRPTHSHSYTRSGSFSDALRDSRAPLSIHKSTLADYAMSAVANMPGTLVRGGLIHPGSPYFEVKTLRPVRSQHLQEPDDADVSDSQRPGYGSSPGMKKIFGSVRRALSTRQQSSGSPQLGGIAPQRQPPGMRASNPGAVSTVSVSGGIQKRRIARPKPQVRIDVLAATVAESFRAAVQEQLDYESRENDGVEPPDLGGFEFEFDENGAPTTKDAQRQNPNPDPRVHSTITSGSKSIVIIDDTGAPPPPPLPIVATLSTDLGKLAAHPQSHRRGMSIDECLMGENANPVQHSDLYDDPEPQQRQQSEEQDTSQFSIRRPMLRRSMSAGPEGMHSFRHRGSSKASFARGGSLRRHASYNSVLSRHQGSASIATFQTMSSDNDPFFLDRQPITEASGPARQLRRRPGGDLRAADNIHDLEILQRPHSTGSVSNRTHSVSNSVILRSDRYIDPDTEALRGVEGPPEAEIPKKPISLVATHSSQPNLRPSFEAEVAKLAALPDDTDDEGGVESALMKLEGRYEKKSPNTDSRRTTVDMDEPLPTTIIEQIFRPGTAEQDEHYDNDEGFHHQLASSETDGDGMYRLPDENGNRRVPAVTSVGESTDSYSSIPLLDRGLSDLVTPQRARTLETMRSSAKPSPLQFASQFPSISPQSDMPPGTSSSMNSSIEYVVETESMKRIPTGGTLPMTSYARESFLVDEDEDVSDAASTPGARSGYSSHGVRSFFDDEVATPGVDADNHPTHPMRHPPTPPLTANRLNDTMPDATDFDRGPPTPGLTPTVSRGQTQTPNHATGIPFDPPKTRPTPQLPTKHLPFVLAYDSETLAQQFTIVEKDALDEIDWKELIELRWKQSSPQIRDWVQYLRTEEARGVDVVIARFNLVVKWVVSECLLTEDIHERARCIVKYIHIATHARRYRNYATMYQIAIALISNDISSLKKTWALVPAAEILVMQELEGLVQPLKNFHNLRLEMETATVEDGCIPFIGVYTRDLIYNAQKPAFIDAPVVDGERLVNFDRHHTAASIVKNLLRLLEASSKYTFKVEPHIISKCLWLAALSDEEITQRSRQCE; the protein is encoded by the exons CAGAGTCTGTATGGGTCGAGGACACCACGCTCTGAACCTACGCCGCCGCTGCCAGAT CGCGGCGCCCGACAGTCGTTCCTGTCGTCGCGCCCCCTCTCAGAGGCCTATTCGCCAGTCCCCCATCGCTTCCGCGCCACCATGGACCGGCCGCCAATTGCCCTCTCCGGACCCTCCTCAGCGCGCGTCTCCCAGGCCCCAATTGGCCCCCGCCTCTATGATGCCCTCACTGCGAACCCAGACGACCGCGCCGTGGTGCGTTTCAATGTCCACGGTGACATGATCGCCGCTACACCCGCCCGCCTTGTCGCACATATCACCTCGCCCAGCTTCCTCGACTACGAACTGCTGTCAGACTTCTTCCTCACCTTCCGCGCCTTCTTGTGCACCCGCGACTTGATCGCATACCTCATTTCCCGCCTGCGATGGGCAGTCGAACGCCAGGACGACTTTGGGCGCATTGTGCGAGTGCGCACTTTTGTCGCCCTCCGCCATTGGATCCTCAACTACTTCGTCGACGACTTCATGCCCTGCTACGCATTGCGCTGCAATTTCTGCCACCTCGTCAACAGCCTCTACACCGACCTACAAGCACGAGAAGATGGGGGCGGGGGAGATCTCAAGATTGTGGGCGAACTGAAAAAGTGCTGGCGGCGCACCTGTGCCTTGTATTGGGACACCGAAGACAGTTTTGCACAGAACTGCACAGACACCGAACTACTTCCAGGCGGGGAGGAAACGCAACCAGGACCAGTCGAGGAGCCCGTTCCCATCCTCCTCAGACCCACTACCCCGCCACGAAGCACCGTACGCGATACAAAAGAGACAATGGGGTCCAACCCGAGTGATCACTTTGCTAGTCGGCACATGGACTGGGCGCAAAGAGCACGCCACACGCCTCAAAACTCGATGAGCTCCCCATATGTGCCATCCCAAGAATATGAGAATGAGACGGGACATCAG CAGCCCTCCTCTCCGAAACGCAATCATCGTCCAACCCACAGCCACAGTTACACGCGCAGCGGAAGCTTCTCAGATGCTCTTCGAGACAGCAGAGCGCCGCTGTCCATTCACAAATCCACCCTTGCAGACTATGCCATGTCCGCTGTAGCTAACATGCCTGGAACTCTTGTACGCGGTGGACTCATCCATCCCGGCTCCCCTTATTTCGAAGTCAAAACTCTGCGTCCCGTGCGGTCCCAGCATCTCCAGGAACCCGACGATGCTGATGTGAGCGACTCCCAAAGGCCAGGCTATGGCTCCTCACCAGGCATGAAGAAAATCTTCGGCAGTGTACGGCGTGCACTGAGCACTAGACAGCAATCGAGTGGAAGTCCACAGCTTGGTGGAATTGCACCACAACGGCAACCACCAGGCATGCGAGCATCCAACCCCGGCGCCGTCTCAACAGTCTCCGTCTCTGGAGGCATACAGAAACGACGCATCGCTCGACCAAAGCCCCAGGTGCGCATTGACGTTCTGGCTGCCACAGTTGCCGAGAGTTTCAGAGCAGCTGTCCAAGAGCAGCTTGACTACGAGAGCCGGGAAAACGACGGTGTCGAGCCTCCTGATCTTGGTGGCTTCGAGTTTGAATTCGATGAAAATGGTGCACCAACTACAAAGGATGCCCAGAGGCAAAATCCTAACCCCGACCCTCGCGTACACAGTACCATCACCAGCGGGAGTAAGTCAATAGTCATCATTGACGACACCGGCGCTCCACCTCCCCCACCTCTGCCCATCGTAGCTACACTATCCACTGATCTTGGAAAACTAGCGGCCCACCCTCAAAGCCACAGACGTGGAATGTCTATTGATGAATGCTTAATGGGTGAAAATGCGAATCCAGTGCAGCACTCCGATCTTTACGACGATCCCGAGCCtcaacaacgacaacaatCAGAGGAACAGGATACTTCACAGTTTTCTATCCGGCGGCCAATGCTCAGAAGGTCCATGTCCGCCGGTCCCGAAGGAATGCATTCCTTCCGACACAGAGGCTCTTCCAAGGCTTCGTTTGCGCGTGGGGGTTCCCTTCGACGACATGCGTCTTACAATAGCGTGCTGAGCAGACACCAAGGATCCGCAAGTATCGCTACGTTCCAAACCATGTCCTCCGACAACGACCCATTCTTCCTTGATCGCCAGCCAATTACCGAGGCTTCCGGACCCGCAAGACAACTCCGTCGACGACCTGGAGGGGACCTACGTGCTGCAGACAATATTCATGATCTTGAAATTTTGCAGCGTCCACACTCTACTGGCTCGGTGTCCAATCGCACGCACTCTGTTAGCAATTCGGTGATTTTGCGATCCGACCGTTACATTGATCCGGACACAGAAGCCCTCCGCGGCGTCGAAGGGCCGCCTGAGGCAGAGATTCCGAAGAAGCCAATATCCTTGGTCGCTACCCATTCTTCACAGCCCAATCTCCGACCATCCTTCGAGGCCGAAGTAGCAAAACTCGCCGCGTTGCCAGACGATACGGACGATGAAGGCGGCGTAGAATCAGCCTTGATGAAACTGGAAGGCCGCTACGAGAAGAAATCACCAAACACTGACTCACGACGAACGACAGTCGACATGGATGAGCCCCTTCCAACCACGATTATCGAGCAAATCTTCCGCCCTGGCACTGCTGAGCAAGACGAGCATTACGACAACGACGAAGGTTTCCACCACCAACTGGCATCTTCCGAAACAGATGGGGACGGCATGTACCGGCTGCCAGATGAGAACGGAAACCGCAGAGTACCTGCCGTGACATCGGTCGGCGAGTCGACGGACTCGTACTCCTCAATTCCTCTTCTTGACCGGGGATTGAGCGACCTGGTTACTCCGCAGCGAGCGCGCACTCTAGAGACTATGAGGTCATCTGCCAAACCTTCACCTCTACAATTTGCCAGCCAATTTCCTAGCATCTCACCACAGTCTGATATGCCACCAGGTACTTCATCATCGATGAACTCTTCGATTGAGTACGTTGTGGAAACGGAGAGCATGAAGCGTATACCGACCGGTGGAACCTTGCCAATGACTTCATATGCGCGCGAGTCATTCCTGGTTGATGAGGACGAAGATGTCAGTGACGCGGCGTCAACTCCTGGTGCTAGATCGGGTTACAGTAGCCATGGCGTGAGAAGTTTCTTTGATGATGAAGTAGCAACTCCCGGAGTAGACGCAGACAACCACCCAACGCACCCTATGCGCCACCCACCAACGCCGCCACTTACAGCAAATCGATTAAATGATACCATGCCCGACGCAACAGACTTCGATCGCGGTCCACCCACACCCGGCCTTACACCTACCGTCTCTCGTGGCCAGACACAGACGCCCAACCACGCAACTGGCATACCCTTTGACCCACCAAAGACGCGGCCCACACCCCAACTACCTACCAAACATCTCCCTTTTGTTTTGGCATATGACTCTGAAACTCTTGCTCAGCAATTTACCATTGTCGAAAAGGACGCATTGGATGAAATTGACTGGAAGGAGCTCATCGAGCTACGTTGGAAGCAGTCGTCTCCGCAAATCCGCGATTGGGTACAATACCTAAGAACTGAAGAGGCCAGGGGTGTTGACGTGGTTATTGCGCGTTTCAATCTTGTCGTCAAATGGGTCGTGTCCGAGTGTCTGCTTACCGAGGACATTCATGAGCGTGCACGATGTATTGTCAAGTATATTCACATCGCAACACATGCGCGACGGTACCGCAACTACGCCACCATGTATCAGATTGCGATAGCGCTGATATCGAACGACATTTCAAGCCTCAAGAAGACGTGGGCTCTGGTTCCTGCAGCTGAGATACTTGTCATGCAAGAATTGGAGGGCCTTGTGCAGCCTTTGAAGAACTTCCACAATTTGCGGCTTGAGATGGAAACTGCAACGGTTGAAGATGGTTGCATTCCGTTCATTG GCGTTTACACTCGTGACCTCATCTACAACGCACAAAAGCCCGCATTCATTGATGCCCCCGTAGTCGATGGCGAACGACTTGTCAACTTTGACCGACACCACACAGCCGCCAGTATTGTCAAAAACCTGCTGCGTCTCCTCGAGGCCAGTTCCAAATACACGTTCAAGGTTGAACCACACATTATCAGCAAATGTCTCTGGCTGGCTGCGCTCAGTGACGAAGAAATCACGCAGCGCAGTCGCCAATGTGAATGA